DNA from Roseimicrobium sp. ORNL1:
GCCGCGCCAGCAATGCCTGCGAGACGGCGAGCACTTGCTCTTGATCCCCTTTTGCCGCAAGCTCCTTCCAGATGGCTAGTGCTTGCTCGCGAGAGCCGGTACGATGCAGGAAATGCGCCTGCGCTTCACGCGCGCTGGTGCTCTGCGGAAAGGTTACGATGAGTTTCTCGAAAGCAGTCTTCGCATCGTCCTTGCGGCCCCAGTTCTCCAGTTGCATGGCCACGCGCAGGTGGTCGTATTCCGTTGCACCGGGCATGGCGAGATAGGCATCAAGCGAGGCGCTGGCGGCCTTGGTATCGCCGGAGTGCTGTTGCTGGGCTGCGAGGCGCAGGTGCAGTTCCTTGTCGCCGGGGTTCTGCTCCAGCAGCAGTTTCGTTTGCGGAATGGCTTCGGTGAAATTCCCAAAGCGCTCCAGCAGATCGAGATAACCTTCACGCAGATCACGGCGACCGGGTGTGCGTGCCAGCAGATCCTTGTACGTGGCGAAGGCCTGGTCCTTGAGCCCGGTCTCCGCCTGCACGCGGGCGAGGTGTCGCTTGATGGCCACACGCTTGTCTTCCGCGGTGGCGAGCTTTTCCAGATGACCGGCGAGTCCGCTGAGGTTGTCCTCGCGGCGGAAAATCTGGTCCGTTTGCGCCAGTGCCTCGCTTTCGATCCAGGTATCGTAGCCGGACTGCCGGACCACTTCGCTGAGCTGCTCCAGTGCCTCTGCCTTCATGCCGGCGCGCAGGTAGATGTCTGCAAGCCTCATGCGGCGTGTGACCTTGGTGTAGGCGTCTTTTGTTTTATCGATGAGGCTCTTCATCAGAGCCACGGCCTCGGTGTAGAGACCTTCATCGAGCTGCACATCCACGACTTCCTCCGCGAGGTCTTCGTCATCCGCGTGGGCTTCCAGCAGCTTGCGCCAGGCGGTGAGGGCGTCTTCAGGCTTGCCGGTGCGCAACAGCACACGACCGCGCTGCTTCTCGATTTCCACGGCCAGTGTTTTGTCAGGCTTTTGTTGGAGTGCCTTGTCCAGGCTGTCCAGTGCTTGGGTGAAGTCCAGCATGCGCACCTGAAGCCGCGCGAGCTCCTGCCAGGCGGGGGGATTGCCAGGATCCGCGGCCAGGCCTTTTTTGAAGGCGGTCACGGCATCCGCTTCATTGCCTCGACGTGTCTCGAAAAGAGCGAGCAGCAGGTGGTCCCCGGCTTTGGCCTCCGGCTTGGCAGCGACTGCAATGAGGTGCTTTCCGAGTTCGTCCGGCGTGGAGGCCTCATACCAGGCATCGAGGAAGCGCTCAAAAACCACACCGAACTGCGGTCTTTTGCGCAGCATGTCGAGGTAGCGGCGGGCCTTCTCTGGAGGCTCTGTCTGCGCCTGCGTCTGCGCCAATACTGGCGCGGCGGCGAGCATCATGAGACCAAGCACAAGTGTGAGGCGGATTCCCATGTTCATGGCGGCAGATCTTACCCGGGTTTGGTTTCCGGCAGCAAGCGCGATTCTGACGTGCATGGATTAACTTTTGTTCACAAGAAGGGCGCTAATTTACAAAGGAACCACCACCACTGGGCTACCCAACTCGACGCACCTTTGCCGTGAGGCTGGAACACCGCTTTCCCTGCGCTCCATCTCACTTCGTGTGGAGTTCCACATCGGCCCACGCCAGGGCCTTCGCGCGCTCCCGTTTTCGACGAACGGAAAAGGGGGCGAAGATCAATGTCTCCGCCGGGGCCCATAACACCACCCAGGCCACAATGACGAGGCTCTTGCTCAATGCGGTGAGCAGCCGCGCACTCCCCAAGGAGAGAATAGCCTCGCTCAGCATGATCAAAGCCGCTACGACCGCGAGGGCCTTCAGGAAACTCCACCATCCCTTCTGATAGATCGCGCGCAGTTCCTTCCGGGCTTCAATGTACTCTTCATGGAACTGGGTGCGTACCGCCGTCTGCACCTCCTCCTGCCGGTTCTTGTCTTCCGCGGGCACCACGACGTCGACCTGGAAACGGGTGCACTTCGGAAATCCCGAAGCCTGCACCCGCAGCACATGCGCAGCCTCAGGATGGAGTCCGGGCTGGGTCAGCGGCGTGTCTGCAAGATTGAGCAAACGATCCACCGAGCGAACATCCAGACTCAGGCGAATATCTTTCGGTGTCGTCTTCATGGGGGGAGGCAGAAAGAAACCCGATTTTGTAAGACCTCGAAAAACGACGCATCAGAGAGAATGCGCACATCATCTTCACAAGATGGAAAAGCACGAGTTACCAGACATGGCAGCAGAAGGAACACAATGGAGTCTCATGGCAACCAACGCCCGCCATTTGGAAAACAGGACTTTGACAGAATGACGGCTCACGCGACGCAGGTCAATACAGGAAGAGTGCCAAAACAGCCCAGTTCAATTTTGTCGACAAGATAGAAACTGAGTTCAGACGGACAGGCGCGGCAGAATAAATGTTTTTCTTGAGAATAGGATTGTAAACCTTCTTCGAATGTGAGGAAATCGCACAGCCATGCGAAGCGAATCAAATCGCCTTCCACTCCTGCTGGCAGCGGGTTTCACGCTATTTGTTGTTGGCTGCTCGGATGAGCCTGAGGAACGCAAACCTGCCACCCCTCCCGTTACCATCTTCTCACTGCCGGAGGTGGGCGAGGCGCCGTTCCGAAGTTTTCCGGGTGAAGTTACCGCCGAGCACAATGTTAACCTCTCCTTCGATGTCGGCGGGCGGCTCGTGGATTTCCCGGTGTATGACGGCAAAGTGGTGAAGCCCGGGGATTTGATTGGCCAACTGGATCAGAATGACTTCCGCGCCGCTCTCGACAGCGTGCAGGCATCCTTCAGGGCCGCACGCCAGGAGTATGATCGCGGTCGTGGTCTTCTGGAACGGAGGGCGGTTTCGCAAAGCGAGGTTGACCGCCTGCGTGAAGCCTTTGAAGTGGTGGAGGCCTCCCAGCGCGCGGCGCAGAAGGCCTTTGATGACACGAAGCTCTTCGCCCCGATCAAGGGCCGCATCTCCCGCCGCTTCGTGCGCAATTTCCAGAACGTGCAAGCCCGCGAGCCGGTGGTGCTGCTGCAGGATATCAGTACACTCGAGGTCGACGTACAGGTCCCAGAGGCTCACTTTGCCATGCTGGATCGAAACGTTACTGCCGGAGAATTGAGCAAGCGCATCGAAGGCTCGGTCGAGTTTCCCGCCATCCCCGGCGAGCGCTTTCCGCTCACGCTTCGTTCCTTCGCCACGCAGGCGAATCCTTCCTCCCGCACCTTTCTCGT
Protein-coding regions in this window:
- a CDS encoding efflux RND transporter periplasmic adaptor subunit — its product is MRSESNRLPLLLAAGFTLFVVGCSDEPEERKPATPPVTIFSLPEVGEAPFRSFPGEVTAEHNVNLSFDVGGRLVDFPVYDGKVVKPGDLIGQLDQNDFRAALDSVQASFRAARQEYDRGRGLLERRAVSQSEVDRLREAFEVVEASQRAAQKAFDDTKLFAPIKGRISRRFVRNFQNVQAREPVVLLQDISTLEVDVQVPEAHFAMLDRNVTAGELSKRIEGSVEFPAIPGERFPLTLRSFATQANPSSRTFLVSFVLRPPEDRNILPGMTCTVHLRFRKEDGSPLVQPGLFQIPVRALLTAEGKTWVWRWDAATGKVERVPVEVATLAGDSVQIRSEGLKLGDDLVSSGVRFLSAGMTVRRLEGNKP